A part of Larkinella insperata genomic DNA contains:
- a CDS encoding NADH:flavin oxidoreductase/NADH oxidase, producing MPDLFSPITIRSIPFRNRIVVSPMCQYSSEDGFANDWHLVHLGSRAVGGAGLIITEATAVSPEGRISPDDLGIWKDEHIANLKRITAFLEAHGAVPGIQLAHAGRKASHNRPWDGGKMIAPDAERGWQTVAPSPIPFVPAETKPLELDADGIEKVYADFVAATRRALEAGFKVIELHGAHGYLLHEFLSPLSNQRTDQYGGSFENRIRFLLELLERVQTVWPKEYPLFVRISATDWTEGGWTAEDSVALAAILKEKGVDAIDCSTGGNVAGAKIPLGPGYQVQFAEKVKKEAGILTGAVGLITTAEQANEIITSGQADFVLLAREFLRDPYFPIHAAQELGAEMKWPSQYERAK from the coding sequence ATGCCTGATTTATTTAGTCCGATAACCATACGAAGCATTCCGTTCCGAAACCGCATTGTGGTGTCGCCCATGTGTCAGTATTCCAGCGAAGACGGGTTTGCCAACGACTGGCACCTGGTTCACCTGGGCAGCCGGGCCGTGGGCGGAGCGGGCCTGATCATCACCGAAGCCACGGCGGTTTCGCCCGAGGGCCGGATTTCGCCTGACGACCTGGGCATCTGGAAAGACGAGCATATTGCCAATCTCAAACGCATCACGGCTTTTCTGGAAGCTCACGGAGCGGTGCCGGGCATCCAACTGGCTCATGCCGGACGGAAGGCCAGCCACAACCGGCCCTGGGACGGCGGAAAAATGATTGCCCCGGACGCCGAACGCGGTTGGCAAACCGTAGCGCCCAGCCCAATACCGTTTGTTCCCGCCGAAACCAAACCGCTGGAACTCGACGCCGACGGGATCGAGAAAGTCTACGCTGATTTTGTGGCCGCCACCCGCCGGGCGCTGGAAGCCGGCTTTAAAGTGATTGAGCTGCACGGTGCGCACGGCTATTTGCTCCACGAATTTTTGTCGCCGTTGAGTAACCAGCGGACCGACCAGTACGGCGGGTCGTTTGAAAACCGCATTCGTTTTTTGCTGGAATTGCTCGAACGGGTGCAAACCGTCTGGCCGAAAGAGTATCCCCTGTTCGTCCGCATTTCGGCAACCGACTGGACCGAAGGCGGCTGGACGGCGGAGGATTCCGTGGCTTTGGCCGCGATACTGAAAGAGAAAGGCGTTGATGCCATCGACTGCTCGACCGGGGGCAACGTGGCGGGGGCCAAAATTCCGCTCGGACCGGGTTATCAGGTGCAGTTTGCCGAAAAGGTAAAAAAAGAAGCCGGTATCCTGACCGGCGCTGTTGGACTGATCACTACGGCCGAACAGGCCAACGAAATCATTACGAGCGGTCAGGCCGATTTTGTTTTGCTGGCCCGCGAATTCCTGCGTGACCCGTACTTCCCCATTCATGCCGCGCAGGAACTGGGTGCGGAAATGAAATGGCCGTCGCAATACGAGCGGGCAAAATAA
- a CDS encoding VOC family protein, producing MTYTIPDNTRIGHIHLKVADLERSLAFYCDLLGFTLITTYGKDAAFISAGGYHHHIGLNTWYSKNGPPAPVRSAGLFHTAILYPTRRDLSVAFRRLVEAKYPITGASDHGVSEAIYLNDPDQNGVELYWDRPREEWPQKSDGSLEMFTHPLDLDALLRLSA from the coding sequence ATGACGTACACCATTCCGGACAACACCCGCATCGGCCACATTCATCTGAAAGTCGCCGATCTGGAACGCTCGCTGGCGTTTTACTGCGATCTGCTGGGTTTTACCCTCATCACTACGTACGGCAAAGATGCCGCCTTTATTTCCGCGGGGGGCTATCATCACCACATTGGGCTGAACACCTGGTACAGCAAGAACGGACCACCGGCCCCCGTCCGCAGCGCCGGGCTGTTTCATACCGCCATTCTGTACCCCACGCGCCGGGATTTGTCCGTCGCGTTCCGGCGGCTCGTCGAAGCAAAATACCCCATCACGGGTGCTTCGGACCACGGCGTTTCGGAAGCGATTTACCTCAACGACCCCGACCAGAACGGCGTCGAACTGTACTGGGATCGTCCGCGTGAAGAGTGGCCGCAAAAATCCGACGGTTCCCTTGAAATGTTCACGCACCCGCTGGATCTGGATGCGCTGCTGCGCTTGTCGGCGTAA
- a CDS encoding DinB family protein: MSTAQKPEVWQRGPVPGIPPLLQPVAHALLQAREEIETLMHDFPTNYLWQKPAGVASVGFHLQHLTGVLDRLFTYAKGESLSETQRTWLASEGKSFESDQPVDDLLNRFHAQVDRALEQLASTDDQTLTEFRGIGRAQLPSTVLGLLFHAAEHTQRHVGQLFVTVRVLLTYPRLDKK, encoded by the coding sequence ATGTCAACCGCTCAGAAACCGGAAGTCTGGCAGCGCGGGCCTGTTCCCGGTATCCCTCCCCTGCTTCAGCCCGTAGCCCACGCCCTGTTGCAGGCCCGCGAGGAAATAGAAACCCTGATGCACGACTTTCCCACTAATTACCTCTGGCAGAAACCGGCGGGTGTGGCTTCGGTTGGCTTTCATTTACAGCACCTGACCGGCGTCCTGGATCGGCTCTTTACCTACGCCAAAGGGGAAAGTTTGTCGGAGACGCAGCGCACCTGGCTGGCTTCGGAGGGAAAATCATTTGAATCCGACCAACCGGTGGACGACTTGCTGAACCGGTTTCATGCCCAGGTCGACCGGGCGCTCGAACAACTGGCCTCCACCGACGATCAGACCCTGACGGAGTTTCGGGGCATTGGCCGGGCGCAACTGCCTTCCACGGTTCTGGGGCTGCTGTTTCATGCCGCCGAGCACACGCAACGGCACGTGGGGCAACTTTTTGTGACGGTTCGGGTGTTGCTGACGTATCCAAGACTGGATAAAAAGTAA
- a CDS encoding DNA polymerase/3'-5' exonuclease PolX produces the protein MSNTEIIDILELTAKLMELHDGDAFKIKSFQAAAFNLDKTSEDLTSLSFPELVKLPGVGKSVAGKVLQIVETGRLQDLDDLLAQTPEGVLEMFRIKGIGAKKIRTIWRDLGIDTLRDLRLACESGEIAKIKGFGEKTQQAILDSLVFLENQTGKLRMDKAEALANMLLDVFEKEFSRVEITGQVRQKAEEVETVQFVVSTANSVAAFDFLNSLSYLEQNAIESTPFVWRGQASGYEVMLEIVTTKPERFENQLLMHSAAEKHLATAGSTGWTLLQTSMAFPAEAEEAVYQRAGLPYVVPEMREGHNEFAWSQTHSPNDLVTWDALRGILHNHSTYSDGKHSLEQMANYCRELGFHYFGIADHSQKASYAHGLEPYRIKQQHEEIDRLNEQFGGSFRILKGIESDILGDGSLDYDDEILASFDYVVASVHSNLSMTSEKATARLISAIQNPYTTILGHPTGRLLLARAGYPIDYRAVIDACAERGVVIEINASPWRLDLDWRWIQYAVGKGVMLSINPDAHEMAGFHDMHYGVAVARKGGLTKNMTFNTLTLKEMEAYLQSRKQRI, from the coding sequence ATGTCTAACACCGAAATAATTGATATTCTGGAACTGACGGCGAAATTGATGGAACTCCACGACGGAGATGCCTTCAAGATCAAATCATTCCAGGCGGCCGCCTTTAACCTTGACAAAACCAGCGAGGACCTCACCAGCTTGTCGTTTCCCGAACTGGTGAAACTGCCGGGCGTGGGCAAGTCCGTCGCCGGAAAAGTGCTTCAGATTGTTGAAACCGGTCGGCTTCAGGACCTGGACGATCTGCTGGCCCAAACCCCCGAAGGGGTTCTTGAAATGTTTCGGATTAAGGGCATCGGTGCCAAGAAAATCCGGACCATCTGGCGGGATCTGGGCATCGATACACTTCGGGATCTGCGGCTGGCCTGCGAAAGTGGCGAAATCGCTAAAATCAAAGGCTTCGGCGAAAAAACGCAGCAGGCCATTCTCGACTCGCTGGTTTTTCTGGAAAACCAGACAGGCAAGCTCCGCATGGATAAAGCCGAGGCCCTGGCCAACATGCTGCTGGATGTGTTTGAGAAAGAGTTCAGCCGCGTCGAAATTACCGGGCAGGTCCGGCAGAAAGCCGAAGAGGTCGAAACCGTGCAGTTTGTGGTCAGTACCGCCAACTCAGTTGCCGCCTTTGACTTCCTGAATTCGCTTTCGTACCTCGAACAGAACGCAATCGAGTCCACCCCGTTCGTCTGGCGCGGTCAGGCCAGCGGCTACGAGGTGATGCTCGAAATCGTTACCACCAAACCCGAGCGGTTTGAAAACCAGCTGCTGATGCATTCGGCCGCGGAAAAACACCTGGCAACGGCCGGTTCGACGGGCTGGACCCTGCTCCAGACCAGCATGGCATTTCCCGCCGAAGCCGAAGAAGCCGTTTACCAGCGGGCGGGGCTCCCGTATGTCGTGCCGGAAATGCGGGAAGGCCACAACGAGTTTGCGTGGTCCCAAACCCACAGTCCCAACGACTTGGTTACCTGGGATGCCCTGCGCGGTATCCTGCACAACCACAGCACGTATTCCGACGGCAAACATTCGCTCGAGCAGATGGCGAACTATTGCCGCGAACTAGGTTTCCACTATTTCGGGATTGCCGACCACTCCCAGAAGGCCAGCTACGCGCACGGCCTGGAACCCTACCGCATCAAACAGCAGCACGAAGAAATCGACCGGCTCAACGAGCAGTTCGGCGGTTCGTTCCGGATTTTGAAAGGCATCGAATCCGATATTCTGGGCGACGGTTCGCTGGATTACGACGACGAAATCCTGGCTTCGTTTGATTACGTAGTCGCTTCGGTTCACTCCAACCTGTCGATGACCAGCGAGAAGGCCACCGCGCGGCTGATCAGCGCTATTCAGAATCCGTACACCACCATCCTGGGTCACCCGACGGGACGTCTTTTGCTGGCGCGGGCGGGCTATCCCATCGACTACAGGGCCGTGATTGATGCCTGCGCCGAACGCGGGGTAGTGATTGAAATCAACGCCAGCCCCTGGCGGCTCGATCTCGACTGGCGGTGGATTCAATACGCCGTAGGCAAAGGCGTTATGCTGAGCATCAACCCGGACGCGCACGAAATGGCCGGTTTTCACGACATGCATTACGGGGTGGCCGTTGCCCGAAAAGGCGGATTGACGAAAAACATGACATTCAATACCCTGACGCTGAAGGAAATGGAGGCATACCTCCAAAGCCGTAAGCAACGAATTTAA
- a CDS encoding 2TM domain-containing protein, whose protein sequence is MDIRDPHLWKQAKARAGFKMHLRAYLFVNGVLWLIWLVISLVFQEKWGTYPWPIWATLGWGIGLISHYFSVYHGFNEKNLAEREYERLKRTHGL, encoded by the coding sequence ATGGACATACGTGACCCCCATCTTTGGAAGCAGGCGAAAGCTCGTGCCGGCTTCAAAATGCATCTGCGGGCCTATCTGTTTGTCAATGGTGTTCTCTGGCTGATCTGGCTGGTTATTTCGCTGGTCTTTCAGGAAAAATGGGGTACTTACCCGTGGCCCATATGGGCCACGCTGGGTTGGGGCATCGGTCTGATTTCGCATTACTTCAGCGTCTATCACGGGTTTAATGAAAAAAACCTGGCCGAGCGCGAATACGAACGACTCAAACGTACCCACGGACTTTAA
- a CDS encoding thymidylate synthase, protein MKQYHDLLRHILANGTQKTDRTGTGTISVFGHQMRFDLQEGFPLVTTKKIHLKSVIHELLWFIKGDTNIRYLSENGVRIWDEWADENGELGPVYGKQWRSWEGPNGQVIDQLQDVLKQLKYRPDSRRMIVSAWNPADVPNMALPPCHALFQFYVAENRLSCQLYQRSADVFLGVPFNIASYALLTMMMAQECGYEPHEFIWTGGDTHLYLNHLDQVNLQLSREPRPLPTMNLNPDVKSIFDFKYEDFKLENYDPYPAIKAPVAV, encoded by the coding sequence ATGAAACAGTACCATGATTTGCTCCGTCACATTCTGGCGAATGGCACCCAAAAGACCGACCGCACCGGAACCGGAACCATCAGTGTTTTCGGGCACCAGATGCGGTTTGATTTGCAGGAAGGATTCCCCCTTGTTACCACGAAAAAAATACACCTGAAGTCGGTGATCCACGAATTGCTCTGGTTCATCAAGGGCGACACCAACATCCGGTACCTGAGCGAAAACGGCGTCCGGATCTGGGACGAATGGGCCGACGAAAACGGCGAACTAGGCCCGGTTTACGGCAAGCAATGGCGCAGTTGGGAAGGCCCGAACGGTCAGGTAATCGACCAGTTGCAGGATGTGCTGAAGCAGTTGAAGTACCGCCCGGACTCGCGCCGGATGATTGTGTCGGCCTGGAACCCCGCCGATGTCCCCAACATGGCCCTGCCTCCCTGCCACGCGCTGTTTCAGTTTTATGTGGCCGAAAACCGTCTGTCCTGTCAGTTGTACCAGCGCAGCGCCGACGTTTTTCTGGGCGTTCCGTTCAACATTGCCTCGTATGCGCTGCTGACCATGATGATGGCGCAGGAATGCGGCTACGAACCCCACGAGTTTATCTGGACGGGTGGAGACACGCACCTGTACCTGAACCACCTCGACCAGGTCAACCTGCAGCTTTCCCGCGAACCGCGTCCGTTGCCAACCATGAACCTCAACCCGGACGTGAAGTCGATTTTTGATTTTAAATACGAGGACTTCAAACTGGAAAACTACGATCCATACCCGGCTATCAAAGCACCGGTAGCCGTGTGA
- a CDS encoding OsmC family protein → MLSEQPNTVSSATKTMKVELNRVDDAFHFEATGVSDVPVHIDGAVDIGGHNAGARPMEMLLMGLAGCSAIDVILILKKQRQVIEDFRITVEGQRPADATPAPFHTIHLHYILKGNLDEDKARRAIDLSMDKYCSATAQLRPTASITYSLTIEK, encoded by the coding sequence ATGTTAAGTGAGCAACCCAACACCGTTTCTTCCGCAACAAAAACGATGAAAGTGGAGCTGAACCGAGTCGACGACGCGTTTCACTTCGAGGCCACCGGGGTTTCCGACGTTCCCGTCCACATCGACGGGGCGGTTGACATCGGCGGCCATAACGCCGGGGCGCGCCCGATGGAAATGCTCCTGATGGGGCTGGCCGGATGCAGCGCCATTGACGTCATCCTGATTCTGAAAAAACAGCGCCAGGTCATCGAAGATTTCCGCATCACCGTAGAAGGTCAGCGCCCCGCCGATGCCACCCCCGCGCCGTTTCACACCATCCACCTGCACTACATTCTGAAGGGCAATCTGGACGAAGATAAAGCGCGCCGGGCCATTGATTTGTCGATGGACAAATACTGCTCGGCCACGGCCCAGCTCCGCCCCACGGCCAGCATCACGTATTCCCTGACGATTGAGAAATAG
- a CDS encoding precorrin-2 dehydrogenase/sirohydrochlorin ferrochelatase family protein, which produces MNTLFPIFLKIENLRTLVVGGGYVGLEKVTAILSNGPDAPVTLVAPEIREEIKTLADQHPNLQLIYDRYSPGYLANNDLVIVATNDKAVNAQIQADCKSHRILVNVADTPDLCDFYLSSVVKKGDLKIAISTNGKSPTFAKRFREVLEEILPDSLQGTLDNLQTIRNRLKGDFQEKLERLNEITKVMKS; this is translated from the coding sequence ATGAATACCCTCTTCCCTATTTTTCTAAAAATTGAAAACCTGCGAACGCTGGTCGTTGGCGGGGGCTACGTCGGGCTGGAGAAAGTAACGGCGATACTGTCCAACGGTCCCGATGCGCCGGTTACGCTGGTGGCCCCGGAGATTCGGGAAGAGATCAAAACCCTGGCGGATCAGCACCCCAACCTTCAGTTGATTTACGACCGGTATTCGCCGGGGTACCTCGCCAACAACGATCTGGTCATTGTGGCAACGAACGACAAAGCCGTCAACGCGCAGATTCAGGCCGACTGCAAAAGCCACCGGATTCTGGTCAACGTGGCCGATACGCCCGATTTGTGCGACTTTTACCTCAGCTCGGTCGTGAAGAAAGGGGATCTGAAAATTGCCATTTCGACGAACGGGAAATCGCCGACTTTTGCCAAACGGTTTCGGGAAGTACTGGAAGAAATTCTGCCCGATTCACTCCAGGGGACCCTGGACAACCTGCAAACCATACGGAATCGGCTGAAAGGCGATTTTCAGGAAAAACTCGAACGGTTGAATGAGATTACGAAGGTAATGAAGTCCTAA
- the cobA gene encoding uroporphyrinogen-III C-methyltransferase yields MKLTLVGAGPGDPELITLKGVKALQQADVVMYDALVHPDLLDYCKPDALKVYVGKRINEYSCTQEEINPLIVHYAQQYGHVVRLKGGDSFIFGRGYEEMEYARQYGIETEVIPGLSSSYSVPALAGIPLTTRGVSESFWVVTGTTKTGQLSKDLHLAAQSTATVVILMGMHKLAEIMTVFGGSGKADLPVAIIQNGSLTDEQVVTGTVSTIAEQVAAAQIGSPAIIVVGEVARLRDLQLDELQQAIANH; encoded by the coding sequence ATGAAATTAACCTTAGTGGGTGCGGGTCCTGGCGATCCGGAATTGATTACGCTTAAGGGGGTGAAAGCGTTGCAACAGGCCGATGTCGTGATGTACGATGCGCTGGTGCACCCCGATTTACTGGACTATTGCAAGCCGGATGCCCTGAAAGTTTACGTGGGCAAACGGATTAACGAATACTCGTGTACGCAGGAAGAAATTAACCCGCTGATTGTGCATTACGCCCAGCAGTACGGTCACGTCGTTCGTCTGAAAGGCGGAGACTCGTTTATTTTCGGCCGTGGGTACGAAGAAATGGAATACGCCCGGCAATACGGCATTGAAACTGAAGTTATTCCGGGTTTGTCGAGTAGCTATTCCGTTCCGGCGCTGGCGGGTATCCCTCTGACCACCCGGGGAGTGAGCGAAAGCTTCTGGGTCGTGACCGGCACGACCAAAACCGGCCAGCTCTCGAAGGATTTGCACCTGGCAGCCCAGTCGACGGCGACGGTGGTCATTCTGATGGGTATGCACAAACTGGCCGAAATCATGACGGTTTTTGGCGGCAGCGGCAAAGCCGACCTTCCGGTTGCCATCATTCAGAACGGCTCCCTGACCGACGAGCAGGTTGTTACCGGAACGGTTTCAACCATCGCTGAACAGGTGGCGGCAGCCCAAATCGGCTCACCGGCAATCATTGTGGTAGGCGAAGTGGCCCGGCTACGCGATCTGCAACTGGATGAACTTCAACAAGCCATTGCGAATCACTGA
- a CDS encoding nitrite reductase has protein sequence MSVQFTDNVSPVAKRDILNLEKKIGVFADGEMTEEHFRKFRLSRGVYGQRQPGVQMIRIKLPHGRITADQLIRIADISDKYATGNLHATTRQDIQLHFVKLADTPQLWADLEDARITLREACGNTVRNVTGSANAGVDPNEPFDITPYAYAIFDYLLRNPICQEMGRKFKISLSSSEKDNAYGYMHDVGLVPRINEEGQRGFKVMVGGGLGAQPYMAETAYEFLEEDKVIPFIEGVIRVFDRYGERTRRHKARMKFLLQDIGLDELLRRVEEEQLALKNKTYAIDTRQGSENLSLEAASSVNPAELSTDERYQAWLKTNVFEQKQKGWYAVQLRVLLGDMHSDKARALAGLVKQYAGDDIRVTVNQGYLLRFVRPENLPALFAGLDALELAKPGFDSAADITTCPGTDTCNLAISSSYGITRALEKMMTAEFPDLIYNNDIKIKISGCMNGCGQHSVANIGFHSSSVKNGAYVIPALQVLLGGGFNGKGEGLFGDKVVKVPTKRGPEAMRMLLNDYDANAFDGEYYSDYYARQGKNYFYALLKPLADLKTLSQEDYTDWDHTEQFVTEIGIGECAGVVIDLVATTLTEATDKLSWAQEAFNESRWADAIYHAYNVLITGAKGGLMMKDINTNTQHGVVSDFDKNFLGEGFHEQEGDFKTLVFSINKNEPTEEFARSFIANATDFIERMKAYRERHIQQNGLPELQELVIAKDS, from the coding sequence ATGTCTGTTCAATTCACCGATAACGTAAGTCCGGTTGCCAAACGCGACATTCTTAACTTGGAAAAAAAGATTGGTGTGTTTGCGGATGGCGAAATGACCGAAGAGCATTTTCGCAAGTTTCGCCTGTCGCGCGGGGTTTACGGACAACGCCAGCCGGGCGTGCAGATGATTCGTATCAAGCTGCCCCACGGTCGCATCACCGCCGACCAGCTCATCCGAATTGCGGACATTTCCGATAAGTACGCCACGGGTAACCTCCACGCTACCACCCGGCAGGATATTCAATTGCACTTTGTCAAACTGGCCGATACGCCCCAGCTTTGGGCCGATCTGGAAGACGCCCGCATTACCCTTCGCGAAGCCTGCGGAAACACCGTGCGGAACGTTACGGGTTCGGCCAACGCCGGTGTTGACCCTAACGAACCGTTTGACATTACCCCTTACGCTTACGCTATTTTCGACTACCTGCTGCGCAACCCGATTTGCCAGGAGATGGGCCGGAAATTTAAGATTTCTCTCTCATCCAGCGAAAAAGACAACGCCTACGGCTATATGCACGACGTAGGGCTGGTTCCGCGCATCAACGAAGAAGGTCAACGCGGCTTTAAAGTGATGGTTGGCGGGGGTCTGGGCGCGCAGCCTTACATGGCCGAAACCGCCTACGAATTCCTGGAAGAAGATAAAGTAATTCCGTTCATCGAAGGCGTTATCCGTGTTTTCGACCGCTACGGCGAGCGGACCCGCCGGCACAAAGCCCGGATGAAGTTCCTGCTGCAGGACATCGGTCTGGACGAATTGCTGCGCCGGGTGGAAGAAGAACAACTGGCGTTGAAAAATAAAACATACGCCATCGATACCCGCCAGGGTTCCGAAAATCTCAGTCTGGAAGCCGCTAGTTCCGTTAACCCCGCCGAACTCTCGACCGACGAACGGTATCAGGCCTGGCTAAAAACCAACGTTTTCGAGCAAAAGCAAAAGGGCTGGTACGCCGTTCAGTTGCGGGTGCTGCTGGGCGATATGCACTCGGATAAAGCCCGGGCGCTGGCGGGTCTGGTGAAACAGTACGCCGGTGACGACATTCGGGTAACGGTTAACCAAGGCTATCTGCTGCGGTTTGTCCGCCCGGAAAACCTGCCCGCTCTGTTTGCCGGACTGGATGCGCTGGAACTGGCGAAACCGGGTTTTGACTCGGCCGCCGACATTACAACCTGCCCCGGTACGGATACCTGTAACCTCGCTATTTCGAGCAGTTACGGCATTACGCGGGCCCTGGAAAAAATGATGACTGCCGAATTTCCGGATTTGATTTACAACAACGATATCAAAATCAAGATTTCGGGCTGTATGAACGGTTGCGGGCAGCACTCGGTGGCCAACATCGGATTCCACAGCAGTTCAGTGAAGAACGGCGCGTACGTGATTCCGGCCCTGCAGGTGTTGCTTGGGGGCGGTTTCAACGGCAAAGGCGAAGGGCTGTTTGGCGACAAAGTTGTTAAGGTACCGACCAAACGGGGTCCCGAAGCGATGCGGATGCTGCTGAACGATTACGATGCCAACGCTTTTGACGGTGAGTATTACAGCGATTACTACGCCCGGCAGGGTAAAAATTATTTCTACGCGTTGCTGAAGCCGCTGGCCGATCTGAAAACGTTGTCGCAGGAAGATTATACCGACTGGGATCACACCGAACAGTTTGTGACCGAAATCGGGATCGGCGAGTGTGCCGGGGTAGTGATCGACCTCGTGGCCACGACGCTGACCGAAGCCACCGACAAATTAAGCTGGGCGCAGGAAGCCTTCAACGAAAGCCGCTGGGCCGACGCCATCTACCATGCTTACAACGTGCTGATTACCGGCGCGAAAGGCGGTTTGATGATGAAAGACATCAACACCAACACCCAGCACGGTGTTGTTAGCGATTTCGACAAGAATTTCCTGGGTGAAGGTTTTCACGAACAGGAAGGCGATTTCAAAACGCTGGTTTTCAGCATCAACAAAAACGAGCCGACCGAAGAATTTGCCCGGTCGTTCATTGCTAACGCCACGGACTTCATTGAGCGAATGAAAGCATACCGTGAACGGCATATCCAACAGAACGGTCTGCCGGAACTGCAGGAATTGGTGATCGCGAAAGACAGCTAA
- a CDS encoding sulfate adenylyltransferase subunit 1: MDLLRFITAGSVDDGKSTLIGRLLYDSKSILADQLEAIERASKSRDEGEIDLALLTDGLRSEREQGITIDVAYRYFQTPQRKFIIVDAPGHIQYTRNMVTGASNCQLAVVLIDARHGVVEQTRRHSLIASLLGIPHIVVAVNKMDLVDYSQDVFSNICIHYNELAQKLNFGEVTYIPLSALNGDNVVDKSTHMPWYEGQPLLSHLETVVLDQDENLTDARFPVQYVIRPQTAELHDYRGYAGKITSGIFRKGDTVTVLPTGETSTIDAIEIAEAHYDEAFAPMSVVLHLADDVDISRGNLIVKSDNQPIVSQNVEAMLCWMDTKALKVGSKYTLQHGTFRTRCAIRDIVYQLNVNTYEENEDVEELKLNDVARVIIKTAKPISFDPYTQNRVNGGAILIDETSNVTVGALMLQGEAE; the protein is encoded by the coding sequence ATGGACCTCCTCCGATTTATTACCGCGGGCAGTGTTGATGACGGCAAAAGCACGCTCATCGGCCGCCTGTTATATGACTCCAAATCCATTCTGGCCGACCAGCTTGAAGCCATCGAACGCGCCAGCAAAAGCCGCGATGAGGGAGAAATTGACCTGGCCCTGCTGACGGACGGTCTGCGCTCCGAACGCGAACAGGGAATTACCATCGATGTGGCTTACCGGTATTTCCAGACGCCCCAGCGCAAATTCATCATCGTCGACGCACCGGGGCACATTCAGTACACGCGCAACATGGTGACGGGCGCTTCCAACTGCCAGTTGGCCGTGGTCCTGATCGATGCCCGTCACGGCGTGGTGGAACAAACCCGTCGGCATTCGCTGATTGCGTCGCTGCTGGGCATTCCGCACATTGTGGTAGCCGTCAACAAAATGGATTTGGTGGATTATTCGCAGGACGTCTTCTCCAACATCTGCATTCACTACAACGAACTGGCTCAGAAGCTGAATTTTGGCGAGGTGACCTACATCCCGCTGAGCGCCCTGAACGGCGATAACGTGGTGGACAAATCGACCCACATGCCCTGGTACGAAGGCCAGCCTTTGTTGAGCCACCTCGAAACCGTCGTACTTGATCAGGACGAAAACCTGACCGATGCCCGTTTTCCGGTTCAGTACGTGATCCGGCCCCAGACCGCTGAACTGCACGATTACCGGGGGTACGCCGGCAAAATTACCAGCGGTATTTTCCGCAAAGGCGACACCGTGACGGTTCTGCCCACCGGGGAAACCTCGACCATCGACGCCATCGAAATTGCCGAAGCGCACTACGACGAAGCGTTTGCGCCCATGTCGGTTGTTCTGCATCTGGCCGACGACGTGGACATCAGCCGGGGTAACCTCATCGTCAAATCTGACAACCAGCCGATTGTTAGTCAGAACGTCGAAGCGATGCTTTGCTGGATGGATACAAAGGCCCTGAAAGTCGGTAGCAAATACACCTTGCAGCACGGCACGTTCCGGACCCGTTGCGCCATCCGCGACATTGTTTATCAGCTGAACGTCAATACGTACGAAGAAAACGAAGACGTCGAAGAACTCAAACTGAACGATGTAGCCAGAGTGATTATCAAAACGGCGAAACCCATCAGCTTTGACCCGTATACCCAAAACCGGGTGAACGGCGGGGCTATTTTGATCGATGAAACCTCGAATGTTACCGTGGGCGCGCTGATGCTCCAGGGCGAAGCGGAGTAA
- a CDS encoding nucleotidyltransferase family protein: MQSLDFQRFQTYLQNNRIVDRFGLNRIGVFGSFARDEAFRDIDVIVEEDIPYQQVIQLRDTLQHDLQIPVDVMLKRFAEPIILYRAMKDVKYATRQ; the protein is encoded by the coding sequence ATGCAATCCCTCGACTTTCAACGGTTTCAAACGTATTTGCAGAATAACCGCATTGTTGACCGTTTTGGGTTAAACCGGATTGGCGTATTTGGCTCATTTGCCAGGGATGAAGCCTTTCGCGATATCGACGTGATTGTCGAAGAAGACATTCCTTATCAGCAAGTAATCCAATTACGAGATACGTTACAGCATGACTTGCAGATTCCGGTCGACGTCATGCTAAAGCGGTTTGCAGAACCCATCATTCTCTACCGGGCGATGAAAGACGTGAAATATGCGACCCGGCAGTAG